From a single Candidatus Baltobacteraceae bacterium genomic region:
- a CDS encoding FecR family protein yields the protein MKALCASLLTVLLAAVPLTASPADNTETLQNMKGAVTYGAQPRPTTRLAVKATTTLGGSDYAATGANSLATITLPDSSQIEMASNSQVQMTSFTQTNIAHARFVVVGKMRFTVNHPAGAQADYHFQTTTGEIAVRGTVGDIFASPNGLQVNVYAVSNAALPVQVTLVNGQVFTLAAGQSLVASAAAAGAVTASVTSVSQSMFTPFSELGAPANAGSLGITATTATTATTAAATSTAITTAAAGAVGAAAAVTTISNSSTKATPAPTPTPTLPPTPTPSPMPSTTSVPITVNKAAPSRPGNSVPSMFPRPGARPTPPGI from the coding sequence ATGAAGGCCCTTTGCGCTTCGCTTCTTACCGTGCTTTTGGCCGCGGTGCCGTTGACTGCGTCGCCCGCCGATAACACCGAGACGCTCCAGAACATGAAGGGAGCCGTCACCTACGGAGCTCAGCCGCGACCGACGACACGGCTCGCGGTCAAGGCGACTACCACCCTGGGCGGCAGCGACTACGCCGCCACCGGCGCGAATTCGCTCGCGACGATCACGCTTCCGGACAGCTCGCAAATCGAGATGGCTTCGAACAGCCAGGTCCAGATGACGTCGTTTACCCAGACGAACATCGCGCACGCGCGATTCGTCGTCGTCGGCAAGATGCGATTTACCGTCAACCATCCGGCGGGCGCGCAGGCCGACTACCATTTCCAGACGACCACCGGCGAGATTGCCGTGCGCGGCACGGTCGGAGACATCTTCGCGAGTCCCAACGGTTTACAGGTCAACGTGTACGCCGTCAGCAACGCCGCGTTGCCGGTACAAGTCACGCTGGTGAACGGTCAAGTCTTCACGCTCGCCGCCGGACAATCGCTGGTAGCGAGCGCTGCCGCTGCCGGCGCGGTAACCGCGTCGGTGACCAGCGTGTCGCAGTCGATGTTTACGCCGTTCAGTGAGCTTGGCGCGCCGGCGAACGCGGGCAGCCTCGGGATCACCGCGACCACCGCCACCACCGCGACGACGGCGGCCGCAACCTCGACCGCGATTACGACGGCAGCCGCCGGGGCGGTCGGCGCAGCCGCTGCCGTAACGACGATCTCGAACAGCAGCACCAAGGCAACACCCGCGCCTACGCCTACGCCCACGCTCCCTCCAACGCCCACACCGTCCCCGATGCCGAGCACGACCTCGGTACCGATCACGGTGAACAAAGCCGCGCCCAGCCGTCCGGGAAATAGCGTGCCGAGTATGTTTCCGCGCCCCGGAGCGCGACCGACACCGCCGGGTATCTAG
- the thiC gene encoding phosphomethylpyrimidine synthase ThiC, whose amino-acid sequence MKRYISGRDPSIRVPVREIALTDGTAHAVYDTSGPYTDPHFTVDLKRGLPKLRKPWIDARSGGPNVTQMHYARRGEITAEMEFIAIREGVEPAFVRDEVARGRAIIPANVNHPESEPMIIGRNFLVKINANIGNSVVTSSIDEEVEKMTWATRWGADTVMDLSTGKNIHETREWIVRNSSVPIGTVPIYQALEKVEGKAEELTWEIYRDTLIEQAEQGVDYFTIHAGVLLQYVPLTANRVTGIVSRGGSILAKWCLAHHRENFLYTHFEDICEIMKTYDISFSLGDGLRPGCTADANDAAQFAELETLGELTAIAWKHDVQVMIEGPGHVPMHLIKENMDKQLAICHEAPFYTLGPLVTDIAPGYDHITSAIGAAMIGWYGTAMLCYVTPKEHLGLPNKKDVKDGVIAYKIAAHAADLAKGHPRARHWDDVLSKARFEFRWEDQFELALDPETAREFHDETLPAPGAKIAHFCSMCGPHFCSMKITQEVREYAERGMAEKSKEFLEKGAEVYVST is encoded by the coding sequence ATGAAGCGTTACATCTCGGGTCGCGATCCCTCGATTCGCGTGCCCGTGCGTGAAATTGCGCTCACCGACGGAACGGCGCATGCCGTATATGATACGAGCGGACCCTATACCGATCCGCACTTCACCGTCGACCTCAAACGTGGGCTCCCGAAGTTGCGCAAACCGTGGATCGACGCGCGCAGCGGCGGGCCGAACGTCACGCAGATGCACTACGCGCGGCGTGGCGAGATCACGGCGGAGATGGAATTCATCGCGATCCGCGAGGGGGTCGAACCGGCGTTCGTACGAGATGAAGTGGCGCGCGGGCGCGCAATCATTCCGGCCAACGTCAACCATCCGGAGAGCGAGCCGATGATCATCGGGCGAAACTTTCTGGTGAAGATCAACGCCAACATCGGTAATTCAGTGGTAACGTCGAGTATCGACGAAGAGGTCGAGAAGATGACGTGGGCGACGCGCTGGGGAGCCGACACGGTCATGGATCTCTCGACCGGCAAGAACATTCACGAAACGCGTGAATGGATCGTGCGCAATTCGTCGGTCCCGATCGGCACGGTGCCGATCTATCAAGCGCTCGAGAAAGTCGAGGGCAAAGCCGAAGAGCTCACGTGGGAGATCTATCGAGACACGCTGATCGAACAGGCGGAGCAAGGCGTCGATTATTTCACTATCCACGCCGGCGTGCTCTTGCAATATGTGCCGCTGACCGCGAACCGCGTCACCGGGATCGTCTCGCGTGGAGGATCGATTCTAGCCAAGTGGTGCCTGGCGCATCACCGTGAGAATTTTCTCTACACGCACTTCGAAGATATCTGCGAAATCATGAAGACGTACGATATCTCGTTCTCGCTCGGCGACGGACTGCGGCCGGGGTGCACGGCCGACGCGAACGACGCCGCGCAATTTGCCGAACTCGAAACGCTCGGCGAGCTGACCGCGATCGCGTGGAAACACGACGTGCAGGTGATGATCGAAGGCCCCGGTCACGTGCCGATGCATCTGATCAAAGAGAACATGGACAAGCAGCTCGCGATCTGTCACGAAGCGCCGTTCTACACGCTCGGACCGCTGGTGACCGATATTGCCCCCGGCTACGATCACATTACCAGTGCAATCGGCGCGGCGATGATCGGCTGGTACGGCACGGCGATGCTCTGCTACGTGACGCCGAAAGAGCACCTCGGATTGCCGAACAAGAAGGACGTCAAGGACGGCGTGATCGCCTACAAGATCGCTGCCCACGCGGCGGACCTTGCAAAAGGCCACCCCCGCGCGCGCCATTGGGACGACGTTCTCTCGAAAGCGCGGTTCGAATTCCGGTGGGAAGATCAATTCGAACTCGCGCTCGATCCGGAGACCGCGCGGGAGTTTCACGATGAAACGCTGCCGGCGCCGGGCGCAAAGATCGCGCACTTCTGTTCAATGTGCGGGCCGCACTTCTGCTCGATGAAGATCACGCAAGAGGTGCGCGAATACGCCGAGCGCGGCATGGCCGAGAAGAGTAAGGAGTTCCTCGAGAAGGGCGCGGAAGTCTACGTATCAACGTGA
- a CDS encoding HAD family hydrolase — protein sequence MIRGVLLDRDGTIVIDVPYNGDPALVQLVEGAAEAIERLRAAGLRVGVLTNQSGVGRGMITDSQMRAVNARIEELLGPFDGWFICPHGPDDGCECRKPKPKLVFDAARAWQLDPSEIAVIGDKQSDVDAARNAGAAALRIREGRAFGEAVEALLAQRPSSSQ from the coding sequence GTGATTCGGGGCGTCCTCCTCGATCGCGACGGCACGATCGTCATCGACGTTCCGTATAACGGCGACCCCGCGCTGGTGCAACTCGTCGAAGGGGCCGCGGAGGCGATCGAACGTCTCCGCGCCGCCGGATTACGAGTCGGCGTGCTGACCAATCAAAGCGGCGTTGGGCGCGGGATGATCACCGACTCGCAGATGCGAGCCGTGAACGCGCGCATCGAGGAACTCCTAGGCCCGTTCGACGGGTGGTTCATCTGCCCGCACGGCCCGGATGACGGTTGTGAATGCCGCAAACCGAAGCCCAAGCTCGTCTTCGATGCGGCGCGCGCATGGCAACTGGATCCATCGGAGATCGCGGTCATCGGTGACAAACAGAGCGATGTCGACGCGGCACGAAATGCGGGTGCGGCGGCGCTGCGTATCCGAGAGGGTCGCGCGTTCGGTGAGGCGGTTGAGGCGTTGCTCGCTCAACGCCCGTCGTCGAGCCAGTAA
- a CDS encoding lytic transglycosylase domain-containing protein: MSRCRAPFLAGLVFMCGAFFPAPAPAATRPVPATPASIAVYANILRQYNPEMPEWQSKDLARHLLLTAARWKIDTNMLAAIVTVESSWHTHAVSYAGAIGLGQLMPGTAATLGVNPRDPAENLQGAARYLRGLLERFGSNPNRYTLVFAAYNAGPEAVKRYGGVPPYYETQHYVIRVLRAWNALRSAVHLPRSVFAAAPHPHAADIDYWLDDGR; encoded by the coding sequence ATGAGCCGATGCCGCGCCCCGTTCCTGGCGGGACTCGTCTTCATGTGTGGAGCGTTTTTCCCCGCGCCCGCCCCCGCGGCGACGCGACCGGTTCCCGCAACCCCGGCGAGTATTGCCGTGTACGCCAACATCCTACGCCAGTACAATCCCGAAATGCCGGAGTGGCAGAGCAAGGATCTGGCCCGCCATCTGCTCTTGACGGCGGCACGCTGGAAGATCGATACCAACATGCTGGCGGCGATCGTGACCGTCGAGTCGAGCTGGCATACGCACGCGGTTTCGTATGCCGGCGCGATCGGGCTAGGCCAGCTGATGCCGGGGACGGCCGCGACGCTCGGAGTCAACCCGCGCGATCCGGCGGAGAATCTGCAAGGCGCCGCGCGCTATCTGCGCGGTTTGCTCGAGCGCTTCGGCTCGAATCCCAATCGTTACACGCTGGTCTTTGCCGCGTACAACGCCGGACCGGAGGCGGTAAAACGATACGGCGGCGTACCGCCCTATTACGAAACGCAGCACTACGTGATCAGAGTGCTGCGCGCATGGAACGCGCTGCGCAGCGCGGTGCATCTGCCGCGCAGCGTCTTCGCGGCGGCGCCGCATCCGCACGCGGCCGACATCGATTACTGGCTCGACGACGGGCGTTGA